One region of Chloroflexota bacterium genomic DNA includes:
- a CDS encoding molybdopterin-dependent oxidoreductase produces the protein MIGQPVARNDALEKVTGLAKYAGDLSREGMLYAKTLRARYPHARIRHIDTRKAEAMPGVAAVITAKDVPGENAHGLIIHDQPVLCGDKVRFLGDPVAVVATVSPEIAEAALEAIEVDYELLPVVSSPLQAMEPDAPKVHEGGNILKQYEIRIGDIAEGFRQADVIVENTYEIPTQEHAFLEPEAGLAVPDPDGGVSIYVGSQNPYDDLHQLTSILKMDESKVRIFHTYTGGAFGGKESLTVQAHLAILALKTGKPVKTVYSREESILVHDKRHAMIIRHKLGTTKEGRLTALEAHIIGDTGAYCSLGIPVLGRVAVHIAGPYAVPNAEIRSYAVYTNNTPAGAFRGFGVTQAHFAAEQQMDILARRLGLSPVEIRLRNAVEVGKRLGTGQTLKASVGLKETIQKAVEAFNRLPKPAGPNVGWGIACGYKNTGLGVGVDDFSCALVTLDDEARLVVKTGAADVGQGLTTVLGQIAAQELGVPYEEIRVSCGNTYDSPNGGPTTASRQTFISGNAVKMAAEQARDKLLDLAAKELGAKEDIEVANGQFRNRKDPSKAIPIKEVLSWAYDSGLRTLGASEYHAPATTPIGKGFDYHFAYGFATQIATVRVDAETGQVDVLSLVAAHDVGRAVNPTLVEGQIHGGCAMGLGNALMERLVLENGVTKTGDLHEYLIPTAMDVPPGISSLIVEAFHPDGPYGAKGVGEASSIPTAPAITNAIFNAIGVRLTRLPAAPQSIVAAYRKTKEGEIAPRAEF, from the coding sequence ATGATCGGTCAGCCGGTAGCCCGTAACGATGCCTTAGAGAAAGTAACTGGTCTGGCCAAATACGCCGGGGACCTATCACGAGAGGGGATGCTCTACGCTAAGACACTCCGGGCTCGCTATCCACACGCCAGAATACGCCACATCGACACCCGCAAGGCCGAAGCCATGCCTGGGGTTGCAGCTGTGATCACTGCCAAAGATGTACCGGGGGAAAACGCCCATGGGCTTATCATTCACGATCAGCCGGTCCTTTGTGGGGATAAGGTGCGTTTCCTCGGCGATCCGGTAGCTGTGGTGGCCACCGTCTCTCCAGAGATAGCGGAGGCTGCTCTGGAGGCCATCGAAGTCGATTATGAACTGTTACCCGTCGTCTCCTCGCCCTTACAGGCGATGGAGCCGGATGCGCCAAAGGTTCACGAGGGCGGTAATATCCTCAAGCAATATGAGATCAGAATAGGCGACATAGCCGAAGGCTTTCGACAGGCAGACGTGATCGTGGAGAATACCTACGAGATTCCAACCCAGGAGCACGCCTTCCTGGAACCGGAGGCCGGTTTGGCCGTGCCCGATCCCGATGGGGGCGTAAGCATCTACGTCGGCAGTCAGAACCCCTACGATGACCTCCATCAACTGACCAGCATCCTGAAAATGGACGAATCCAAGGTCCGCATCTTTCACACCTACACCGGAGGCGCCTTTGGTGGCAAAGAGAGCTTGACCGTGCAAGCCCACTTGGCCATCCTGGCCCTGAAGACTGGCAAGCCGGTGAAAACCGTCTATTCACGTGAGGAGTCGATCCTCGTTCATGACAAACGGCACGCTATGATCATCAGGCACAAACTAGGGACGACCAAAGAGGGGCGCTTAACTGCTCTGGAGGCCCACATCATCGGTGATACAGGGGCTTATTGCTCTTTGGGTATACCGGTGCTCGGTCGTGTGGCCGTGCACATCGCCGGCCCCTACGCCGTACCTAATGCCGAGATTCGCTCCTATGCCGTTTATACAAACAACACCCCAGCCGGCGCCTTTCGTGGCTTTGGGGTGACCCAGGCCCATTTCGCCGCTGAGCAACAGATGGACATCCTGGCCCGGAGGCTTGGGCTTTCACCCGTTGAGATCAGGCTACGCAATGCTGTCGAAGTAGGGAAGAGATTAGGCACAGGACAAACGCTTAAGGCCAGCGTGGGGCTTAAGGAGACGATCCAAAAAGCGGTTGAGGCCTTCAACCGCTTGCCGAAGCCAGCGGGCCCAAACGTTGGTTGGGGCATCGCCTGCGGCTACAAGAATACGGGACTCGGTGTAGGGGTCGATGACTTCTCCTGTGCCCTCGTCACCCTTGACGACGAGGCGAGATTGGTGGTCAAGACAGGAGCGGCCGATGTGGGGCAAGGGCTCACCACAGTGCTGGGCCAAATTGCTGCCCAAGAACTGGGCGTACCCTATGAGGAGATTCGGGTCTCCTGTGGCAATACCTATGACAGCCCCAATGGTGGACCCACTACTGCCTCTCGCCAGACCTTCATCAGCGGGAACGCAGTTAAGATGGCGGCCGAGCAAGCTAGAGATAAGCTCCTGGATTTAGCAGCCAAGGAGCTGGGCGCGAAAGAAGATATAGAGGTGGCCAATGGGCAGTTCCGCAATCGAAAGGACCCCTCCAAGGCTATCCCCATCAAGGAGGTGTTAAGCTGGGCCTACGACTCCGGTTTGCGTACCCTGGGTGCCAGTGAATACCATGCGCCGGCGACCACGCCCATTGGAAAAGGTTTTGATTACCATTTCGCCTACGGCTTCGCCACGCAAATCGCTACGGTGAGGGTCGATGCGGAGACAGGTCAGGTGGACGTGCTTTCTCTGGTAGCCGCCCACGATGTGGGCCGGGCCGTTAATCCAACCTTAGTTGAGGGACAAATCCACGGTGGCTGTGCTATGGGGCTGGGGAATGCCCTTATGGAGAGGCTCGTCTTGGAGAATGGGGTGACGAAGACTGGGGATCTGCACGAATACCTGATACCTACAGCGATGGACGTGCCCCCAGGGATATCCTCGCTGATCGTCGAAGCCTTTCATCCGGATGGTCCCTACGGGGCGAAAGGTGTTGGGGAGGCGAGCTCCATACCAACAGCGCCGGCCATCACCAACGCCATCTTCAACGCCATCGGGGTGAGACTAACCAGACTGCCGGCCGCACCTCAAAGCATCGTGGCCGCATACAGGAAAACGAAAGAGGGAGAGATCGCTCCACGGGCTGAGTTTTAA
- a CDS encoding IclR family transcriptional regulator, which produces MITSVRPTLRKSKSIQSVARACAVLRAFNIEEPELGITELSKIVGLTPGSVFRLVASLESQGLLEQNPQTGKYRLGFDLFILGSIVLSRMRLGREIRPQMEQLAKESGESVNLGVLHQGQVVYVQKVESTQPIRAIFQVGGSVPAYCTALGKVLLACLTEDDLSKIIQKRGLTAYTPQTITSLEELKRELCLIRSQGFALEVEGFNIGLSSLGAPVRDYTGRVIAAVAIYGPTQRIVSDRLPELQKLVMETAKTISYQLGYFSADINGLLDWS; this is translated from the coding sequence ATGATTACTTCAGTTCGACCGACGTTGAGGAAAAGTAAGTCCATCCAGAGTGTGGCGCGGGCCTGCGCTGTCCTGAGGGCGTTTAACATAGAGGAGCCTGAGCTGGGCATCACTGAATTGAGTAAAATAGTTGGACTCACCCCGGGCAGTGTCTTTCGCCTGGTAGCCAGCTTGGAATCGCAGGGCCTCCTGGAACAAAACCCCCAGACAGGTAAGTATCGCCTGGGATTTGATCTCTTCATTCTGGGCAGTATTGTGCTCAGTCGGATGCGACTAGGGAGGGAGATTCGACCCCAAATGGAGCAATTAGCCAAGGAATCCGGCGAGTCGGTCAATTTGGGGGTGCTTCATCAAGGACAGGTCGTCTATGTGCAGAAGGTTGAAAGCACACAGCCCATACGGGCGATCTTTCAGGTGGGCGGAAGTGTGCCAGCCTATTGTACGGCCCTGGGCAAGGTTCTACTTGCCTGCCTGACTGAGGATGATCTGTCTAAAATCATCCAGAAGAGGGGATTAACGGCTTACACCCCTCAGACCATCACCTCCCTGGAAGAGTTGAAAAGGGAACTATGCCTTATACGTTCGCAAGGCTTCGCTCTCGAGGTGGAAGGGTTCAACATTGGATTGAGCTCCTTGGGTGCCCCTGTCAGGGACTATACTGGCCGGGTTATTGCTGCGGTGGCCATTTACGGGCCAACCCAACGAATAGTCAGCGATAGGCTGCCCGAGCTACAAAAGTTGGTGATGGAAACGGCCAAAACCATCTCCTACCAGTTAGGTTACTTTTCGGCGGATATAAACGGACTGCTTGACTGGTCTTGA